In one window of Saprospiraceae bacterium DNA:
- the rpmB gene encoding 50S ribosomal protein L28, which produces MSKVCELTGVRPQYGNNVSHSNRKTRRRFNPNLQKKSFYVPETGEWIQLKITAKALRTVDKLGLYAYIKKLAKKA; this is translated from the coding sequence ATGTCTAAAGTATGTGAATTAACCGGTGTGAGGCCACAGTATGGAAATAACGTCTCACATTCCAACCGCAAAACAAGGAGAAGATTTAACCCAAATCTTCAGAAAAAGTCATTTTATGTACCGGAAACCGGTGAGTGGATCCAACTCAAAATAACGGCTAAAGCACTCCGGACGGTAGATAAATTAGGATTATACGCATATATCAAAAAATTGGCTAAAAAAGCTTAA
- the lepB gene encoding signal peptidase I: MILLIFLILSYILLSFSLKSLFRKAGEDPNKALIPGVQFGVWCKIIGRNPSHAWWLLFPIVNIFIMAAMCIDLVKSFGKMSFWDSVLAVVYPPLAFWLIGNNDKINFIEPAYLKEREFLQQLHLAQKKKDHVLENKLRTTNKYARGTLREWTESIIFAVFAASFIRMFLIEAYVIPTPSMEGTLKVGDFLFVSKAHYGIRTPMTIMMLPLLHNRIPKIDRESYLSKPSLNYYRLPAITTVKRNDPFVFNWPVGDSVYVTPTRSWTHFQTLTQAEAAKECKGLDLIVRPLDKKDHYIKRCVGVAGDTIQIKDRILYVNGNEASHPAHLQYLYQVTSTQTPINRKKLDSWGINVFDEYSKSGYYFLDDEQVGKVKSMGADVNVSAFNNQDTKVFPHDPDHFSNWSFDNYGPIWIPAQGASVELSRKNIALYARIISVYENNTLEVKDGRIYINGQEATSYTFKQDYYWAMGDNRHNSEDSRAWGFVPFDHVVGKPLFIWFSLKNGSFSNGIQWKRLFTSTNKMD, from the coding sequence GTGATTCTACTCATTTTTCTAATTCTTAGTTATATCCTCCTCTCTTTCAGTTTGAAAAGCCTGTTCCGCAAAGCAGGTGAAGATCCGAACAAGGCCCTCATACCCGGTGTTCAATTTGGAGTTTGGTGCAAGATCATTGGGAGAAATCCTTCCCATGCATGGTGGCTGCTCTTTCCCATCGTAAACATTTTTATTATGGCAGCCATGTGTATTGATCTGGTCAAGTCCTTTGGAAAAATGAGCTTTTGGGATTCGGTCCTCGCAGTGGTCTACCCTCCCCTGGCCTTTTGGCTCATTGGTAACAACGATAAGATAAATTTCATCGAACCTGCATATTTAAAAGAAAGAGAATTTTTGCAACAGCTGCACCTGGCTCAAAAAAAGAAGGACCATGTGCTGGAAAACAAACTCAGAACAACCAACAAATACGCAAGAGGTACTCTCAGAGAATGGACGGAATCCATCATTTTCGCCGTTTTTGCTGCATCCTTTATCAGAATGTTTCTGATTGAGGCATATGTCATTCCAACGCCCTCCATGGAAGGCACCTTAAAAGTTGGTGATTTTCTGTTTGTAAGTAAAGCGCATTACGGTATCCGCACACCGATGACCATTATGATGCTCCCTCTCTTGCATAATCGCATTCCAAAAATTGATAGAGAATCATATTTATCTAAACCCAGTCTCAACTATTATCGCTTGCCGGCAATTACTACAGTCAAAAGAAATGATCCGTTTGTATTCAATTGGCCAGTTGGCGATAGTGTTTACGTAACACCAACGCGCAGCTGGACTCATTTCCAAACACTGACACAAGCTGAAGCTGCAAAAGAATGCAAGGGACTTGATCTCATCGTTAGACCTCTGGATAAAAAAGATCATTACATCAAGAGATGCGTTGGGGTCGCGGGTGACACCATCCAAATCAAAGACCGCATCCTTTATGTAAACGGAAATGAAGCATCACACCCTGCTCATCTTCAATACCTGTACCAGGTGACTTCGACACAAACCCCAATCAATCGCAAAAAACTGGATTCCTGGGGAATCAATGTTTTCGATGAATATTCGAAATCGGGTTACTATTTTCTCGATGATGAACAAGTTGGGAAAGTCAAATCGATGGGAGCCGATGTAAACGTGAGTGCATTCAACAACCAGGATACTAAAGTATTTCCGCACGACCCGGATCATTTTTCAAATTGGTCATTCGACAATTACGGGCCCATATGGATACCTGCTCAAGGTGCTTCTGTAGAATTATCGCGAAAGAATATTGCCTTGTACGCACGGATCATTTCTGTTTATGAAAACAATACATTGGAAGTGAAAGATGGACGGATTTATATAAATGGTCAGGAAGCCACCAGCTATACATTTAAACAGGATTATTACTGGGCCATGGGAGACAACCGCCACAATTCTGAAGATTCAAGGGCCTGGGGATTTGTTCCGTTTGATCATGTTGTCGGAAAACCACTTTTTATATGGTTCAGTTTAAAAAACGGAAGCTTCAGCAATGGGATCCAATGGAAGCGGTTATTTACTTCTACAAATAAAATGGATTGA
- a CDS encoding ABC transporter ATP-binding protein, giving the protein MIDCHNIIKNYQNLNVLKGVHLRVSEGELISILGASGAGKSTLLNIIGTLDKPDGGTVKLFNRDISELKARQLAILRNRDIGFIFQFHHLLPEFTALENVAMPAYIASRNTTEANAEAAQLLEKLGLRERMHQKPGELSGGEQQRVALARAVINKPKILLADEPTGNLDQQNAIQVLDLILTFKRDYGMTTLIVTHDKEVAAQADRSILMKDGLIVE; this is encoded by the coding sequence ATTATTGATTGTCATAATATAATAAAGAATTACCAAAATTTAAATGTTTTAAAAGGAGTCCACCTAAGGGTTTCTGAAGGAGAGCTGATCAGTATTCTGGGGGCTTCAGGTGCAGGTAAAAGCACTTTGTTAAATATCATTGGCACATTAGATAAACCCGATGGAGGGACTGTAAAACTGTTTAATCGGGATATCTCCGAATTAAAAGCAAGGCAATTGGCGATCTTACGGAACAGAGACATCGGGTTTATTTTTCAGTTTCACCACCTTCTTCCCGAATTTACAGCGTTGGAGAACGTTGCAATGCCTGCTTACATAGCCTCCAGGAATACTACCGAGGCCAACGCCGAAGCAGCACAATTGCTGGAAAAACTCGGTCTCCGGGAACGGATGCACCAAAAACCCGGAGAGCTGTCCGGTGGAGAGCAGCAAAGGGTCGCTTTGGCAAGAGCTGTGATCAATAAACCTAAAATACTTTTAGCAGATGAACCCACCGGAAACCTGGACCAGCAAAATGCCATTCAGGTTTTAGACCTGATCCTTACTTTCAAAAGAGATTACGGAATGACTACTCTCATTGTAACCCATGATAAAGAAGTTGCTGCACAGGCAGACCGCAGCATTCTCATGAAAGATGGCCTTATTGTAGAATAA
- a CDS encoding SCO family protein, with the protein MRFLLFLFISSWFFSCSEKKLPVIGFREVIDGKTVYAVIPDFTYDNQHGTQLSRSDLKGKIHIANFFFTSCPTICPKTMRSMVRIANHFGPDPSIQYICYSIDFRKDSVPRLKEYYEKLGIDFPNFHLLRMPDKDELKRVPQKYLSIAMEDSTAAGGFDHSGWLLLVDKDLHIRSYCLGTDDKEVDRFIKDIGILMHE; encoded by the coding sequence ATGCGCTTCCTGTTATTTCTATTTATTTCCTCTTGGTTTTTCTCTTGCTCTGAAAAAAAACTACCGGTCATTGGCTTTCGAGAAGTAATTGATGGAAAAACCGTTTATGCCGTCATCCCTGATTTTACATACGACAACCAACACGGAACTCAATTAAGCAGAAGCGACTTAAAAGGGAAAATACATATTGCAAATTTCTTTTTCACTTCTTGCCCGACGATATGTCCGAAGACCATGAGAAGTATGGTTCGTATTGCAAATCATTTTGGTCCGGATCCTTCCATACAATACATATGTTACAGCATCGATTTCAGGAAAGACAGTGTGCCCAGGCTGAAGGAATATTATGAAAAACTCGGTATCGATTTTCCTAATTTTCATTTACTCCGAATGCCAGACAAGGATGAATTAAAACGGGTTCCTCAAAAATATTTGAGTATAGCAATGGAAGATTCAACTGCTGCAGGAGGTTTTGATCATAGTGGATGGTTGCTATTGGTCGACAAAGATCTCCACATCAGATCCTATTGTCTCGGAACGGATGACAAAGAAGTCGATCGATTCATAAAAGATATAGGAATTCTCATGCATGAATAA
- a CDS encoding cytochrome c, whose translation MNNKLALYYFCLFFCACSLSPETYKQGKALYLTHCASCHGNSMEGLGQLYPALSNYEKLIHKPDELACLIYHGKNNTTENNTLGLSMPAFQKLSAIEINNILNYMNASHWKLPEFPLDQTETRLNSCK comes from the coding sequence ATGAATAATAAGTTAGCGTTGTATTATTTCTGTCTTTTTTTTTGTGCCTGTTCGTTATCTCCGGAAACTTACAAGCAAGGTAAAGCACTTTACTTAACACATTGTGCCTCTTGTCACGGCAATTCCATGGAAGGATTGGGCCAACTCTACCCCGCACTCTCGAATTATGAAAAATTAATTCATAAACCGGATGAGCTGGCTTGTCTAATTTATCATGGAAAGAACAACACCACAGAAAATAATACACTTGGACTATCCATGCCTGCTTTCCAAAAGCTGTCTGCTATTGAAATTAATAACATCCTTAATTATATGAATGCATCACATTGGAAACTGCCTGAATTTCCTTTGGATCAAACCGAAACCCGGTTGAATTCTTGCAAATAA
- a CDS encoding TonB-dependent receptor, giving the protein MLRFILILLSIGFAAIGFSQKASLRGNVYNKTTGEPLSFATIYLEGTNYGDVSDQVGFFSIAGISAGEYKLIVTYLGFDTFQTSITIRGTQIINKQIQLNESATILGEVSVSGKKQQARTEVKISALTVTPKEIKALPSTGGEADIAQYLQIIPGVVSTGDQGGQIYIRGGSPVQNRILLDGMTIFNPFHSIGLFSVFETEAIRSVEVLTGGFPAEYGGRISAIVDIKTREGNKTRPAGIISGSPFMAKVLLEGPIAKFKEGGNGSTSYLLTGKKSFIHKTSESLYKYALDEGAKNLPFEFDDFYGKISSISGNGSSLNLFGFSFNDQVAFQGLADLNWKNIGFGTNFKLIPNNSTLIVSGNIAYSKYLIELDEINEEPRSSELKGLQANFDFTYFGKNSEVRYGVEFNANTTDFNFTNFRQIPIDIKENNTELAGYFKYRKVFGDLVIDPSLRLQYYASLKKSAIEPRLGLKYNISNDFRLKAAGGLYTQSLMSSVSERDIVNLFVGFVTSPDLIKASHAVVGFEYDLTERMDLNVETYYKDFNTLYALNRSKLTIAESNYTKEEGEAYGLDILLKSSWVNWSLWLGYSLGFVNRYDGVQEFPALFDRRHNMNVVIDYKFGRNKLWQAGLRWNLGSGFAFTKIQGFFEDNKLPKGLETVFGIENAPIGVIYSDKINSGRLPYYHRLDLSVKRQINLNKNSYFDITAAVTNAYDRENIFYFNVIENRRVNQLRILPSMVVAFHF; this is encoded by the coding sequence ATGTTAAGATTTATATTGATTTTGTTGAGTATTGGCTTTGCCGCTATTGGTTTCTCTCAAAAAGCATCCCTCCGGGGAAATGTTTATAACAAAACAACGGGGGAGCCCCTGAGCTTTGCAACTATTTATCTGGAGGGGACTAATTATGGGGATGTTTCAGACCAGGTTGGATTTTTCAGCATTGCTGGAATTTCGGCAGGTGAGTATAAACTTATAGTCACTTATCTGGGATTCGATACTTTTCAAACATCGATTACCATCCGGGGCACCCAGATCATCAACAAACAAATTCAACTCAATGAGTCAGCAACCATACTTGGTGAAGTTAGCGTTTCAGGCAAAAAGCAACAAGCCAGAACAGAGGTTAAAATATCGGCTCTGACCGTTACCCCAAAGGAAATAAAAGCATTGCCCTCCACCGGAGGTGAAGCTGATATTGCCCAATATTTGCAGATCATTCCGGGAGTTGTAAGTACTGGCGACCAGGGCGGCCAGATCTACATCAGGGGAGGATCCCCTGTTCAAAACCGGATCCTGCTCGATGGAATGACTATTTTTAATCCTTTTCATAGCATTGGGCTATTTAGTGTTTTCGAAACGGAGGCCATACGCTCTGTGGAGGTTCTCACCGGTGGTTTTCCTGCAGAGTATGGTGGACGGATATCAGCGATCGTAGATATTAAAACCAGGGAAGGCAACAAGACCAGACCGGCGGGAATTATTTCGGGAAGCCCTTTTATGGCGAAAGTATTGTTAGAAGGTCCCATTGCAAAATTCAAAGAAGGTGGAAACGGCAGTACATCCTATTTATTGACGGGAAAAAAATCATTCATACACAAGACCTCTGAAAGTTTATATAAGTATGCGCTAGATGAAGGCGCCAAAAACCTACCCTTTGAATTTGATGATTTTTATGGTAAAATCAGTTCGATTTCAGGAAACGGAAGCAGCTTGAATTTATTTGGATTCAGTTTCAACGATCAAGTAGCCTTCCAGGGATTGGCGGACCTGAATTGGAAAAACATTGGTTTTGGAACTAATTTTAAATTGATACCGAACAATTCGACTCTGATCGTTTCCGGAAATATTGCATATTCCAAATATTTGATAGAGCTTGACGAAATTAACGAAGAGCCCAGGTCCAGTGAATTGAAAGGACTACAAGCCAATTTTGATTTTACTTATTTTGGAAAAAATTCTGAAGTTCGTTATGGAGTAGAATTTAATGCAAACACCACAGATTTTAATTTTACTAATTTTAGGCAGATCCCAATAGATATTAAAGAGAACAACACGGAGTTGGCAGGGTATTTTAAATATCGCAAAGTGTTTGGAGATCTCGTTATCGATCCCAGTTTAAGATTGCAGTATTATGCCTCCCTTAAAAAATCTGCGATAGAACCCCGGTTAGGATTGAAGTACAACATCAGTAATGACTTCAGGTTAAAAGCAGCAGGTGGATTATATACACAGAGCCTGATGAGTTCGGTAAGTGAACGCGATATCGTCAATTTATTTGTGGGTTTTGTGACCAGTCCGGATCTGATCAAAGCAAGTCATGCGGTTGTCGGATTTGAATACGACTTAACTGAACGTATGGACCTGAATGTTGAAACATATTATAAAGATTTCAATACGCTGTATGCACTCAACAGAAGTAAACTCACGATAGCCGAATCCAATTACACCAAAGAAGAAGGAGAAGCTTACGGATTGGATATACTCCTTAAATCGAGCTGGGTAAACTGGAGTCTTTGGTTGGGATATAGTTTGGGCTTTGTAAACCGGTATGATGGAGTTCAGGAATTTCCCGCTTTATTCGACAGAAGGCATAACATGAATGTAGTCATCGATTATAAATTTGGTAGAAATAAATTGTGGCAAGCCGGTTTGCGATGGAATTTGGGAAGTGGATTTGCCTTTACAAAAATTCAGGGTTTCTTTGAAGATAATAAATTACCAAAAGGACTGGAAACGGTCTTTGGCATAGAAAATGCGCCAATTGGAGTGATTTATTCTGATAAAATAAATTCAGGAAGATTGCCCTATTACCACCGCCTGGATTTGTCTGTTAAAAGGCAGATTAATCTGAATAAAAACAGCTACTTTGATATTACCGCGGCAGTTACAAATGCATATGACCGGGAAAATATATTTTACTTTAATGTCATTGAAAATCGTAGAGTGAACCAACTCAGGATTTTGCCGTCCATGGTGGTAGCATTTCATTTTTAA
- a CDS encoding DUF4295 family protein: MAKVSKNARVAQRAANAGSGRDHVKVIKSIKDPVTGKYTYKEMIVHKDKVKEFFEQSK, translated from the coding sequence ATGGCTAAAGTATCAAAAAACGCCCGTGTTGCCCAAAGGGCAGCGAACGCAGGTTCCGGAAGGGATCATGTAAAAGTGATCAAATCCATTAAAGACCCGGTCACCGGCAAATACACATATAAAGAAATGATCGTTCACAAAGACAAAGTGAAGGAGTTCTTCGAACAATCTAAATAA
- the rpmG gene encoding 50S ribosomal protein L33 yields the protein MAKKAKGNRQQIILECTEHKNSGLPGTSRYISEKNKKNTPDRIELKKYNPILKKYTVHKEIK from the coding sequence ATGGCAAAGAAGGCAAAAGGTAACAGGCAACAAATCATTCTCGAATGTACTGAGCACAAAAACAGTGGTCTTCCAGGTACTTCGCGATACATCAGCGAGAAAAACAAAAAAAATACTCCTGACAGGATTGAGTTAAAAAAATACAATCCGATCTTAAAGAAATATACGGTTCACAAAGAAATTAAGTAA
- a CDS encoding ABC transporter substrate-binding protein, producing the protein MLLEQGKIPENLALPPAPKIISLVPSLSWYVQDLQPGLNLIGITKFCIPQPDKAIPQHLVGGTKTPTLKKILELKPDLILANKEENTEKDILALSKHHFVYLSNVESLNDMYQMMRDIGMLCNRRQEAQFWIDQIEMKQREFLKDEQINRQIPVSYLIWRKPWMVAAKQTFIHHILELSGMFNVFGHLSRYPVVEMEDIRSAQPDYLLLSSEPYPFKTRHFQEFSPCKCLIVDGRMFSWYGSYMEKSFSYLKALKLKMRSIYE; encoded by the coding sequence ATGTTGCTCGAACAGGGAAAAATTCCTGAAAATCTGGCCCTCCCTCCAGCCCCCAAAATAATTTCCCTGGTACCCTCCCTGAGTTGGTATGTTCAGGACCTTCAACCCGGGTTAAATTTAATTGGAATCACAAAATTTTGCATCCCTCAACCGGACAAAGCTATTCCCCAACATCTGGTTGGTGGAACAAAAACTCCCACACTCAAAAAAATCCTGGAGCTAAAACCCGACCTCATTTTAGCCAATAAGGAAGAAAATACCGAAAAAGACATCTTAGCGCTTTCAAAACATCATTTTGTTTACTTATCAAACGTTGAATCCTTAAATGATATGTATCAAATGATGCGGGATATTGGAATGCTTTGTAACCGCAGACAGGAAGCTCAATTTTGGATTGATCAAATTGAAATGAAACAACGCGAATTCCTGAAGGACGAACAAATAAACAGACAGATACCGGTGAGCTACCTGATCTGGCGAAAGCCCTGGATGGTCGCAGCAAAACAAACCTTTATCCATCATATCCTGGAGCTCTCCGGAATGTTCAATGTTTTCGGACATCTTAGCAGATACCCGGTTGTTGAAATGGAAGATATAAGAAGTGCACAACCAGATTATCTGTTGCTGTCCAGTGAGCCCTATCCGTTTAAAACGAGGCATTTTCAGGAATTTTCCCCGTGTAAATGTCTGATCGTAGATGGAAGGATGTTTTCATGGTATGGAAGCTATATGGAAAAGAGTTTTTCGTACCTTAAGGCCTTGAAATTGAAAATGCGTTCAATCTATGAGTAA
- a CDS encoding magnesium chelatase yields the protein MKNTTIGTLKKSGYTYLPVKEEIKKNLKIKLEQGEDLFPGIYGYETTVIPDIVRALLSGHNILFLGLRGQAKTKLARMIVNLLDDYIPVVEGSEINDHPFHPISRYAKDKIEKLGDETPVTWLHRSDRYVEKLATPDVSIADLLGDLDPIKALSLKTGFDNEYSIHYGLIPRSNRSIFAINELPDLQARIQVALLNILEENDIQIRGFKLKLPLDLFFVFTANPEDYTQRGNIITPLKDRIESQILTHYPEGIQVSLQITEHEAKLSDFQRKYIRIPGVLQQIVEQIAFSARESELIDEKSGVSARMSIAARELLYSAVERRMLINKEKTAVARLSDLLSVVPALTGKMELVFEGEQLGAYEVALTLINDAIQKQIVQYFPKVQELKKKLNPKYLDSYNWFAKGNEIILDADASSAAYKNVLQKIPGTESLVQSFDKDDRLFGIECLLHHIASANTIQKDWMDNRIIFKDQLASMLNDLNIESN from the coding sequence ATGAAAAACACTACCATTGGAACACTTAAAAAATCAGGCTATACGTATCTGCCGGTTAAAGAAGAAATTAAAAAAAACCTGAAAATCAAACTCGAACAAGGAGAAGATTTATTTCCCGGAATTTACGGCTATGAAACAACCGTGATCCCGGATATCGTGAGAGCATTATTGAGTGGACATAATATATTGTTTCTCGGACTCCGGGGGCAGGCAAAAACCAAGCTTGCAAGAATGATCGTAAACCTGCTGGATGATTATATTCCTGTGGTTGAAGGTTCCGAAATTAACGATCATCCTTTTCACCCGATCAGCAGATATGCAAAAGACAAAATTGAAAAACTCGGAGACGAAACACCTGTAACCTGGCTTCATAGATCAGACCGCTATGTTGAAAAACTGGCTACACCGGACGTGTCCATTGCTGATCTGCTCGGCGATCTCGACCCGATCAAAGCCCTGTCTCTTAAAACCGGATTCGACAATGAGTATTCCATCCATTATGGGTTGATCCCGCGTTCCAACCGATCCATCTTTGCCATTAACGAACTTCCGGATTTGCAAGCCCGAATTCAGGTTGCATTATTGAATATCCTGGAAGAAAATGATATCCAGATCCGGGGTTTTAAACTCAAATTGCCCCTTGATTTGTTTTTTGTTTTTACTGCAAACCCTGAAGATTATACTCAAAGGGGAAATATCATTACCCCTCTTAAAGACCGAATTGAAAGTCAAATTTTGACGCATTATCCCGAAGGCATTCAAGTGTCCTTGCAAATCACTGAACACGAAGCCAAACTCAGCGATTTTCAAAGAAAATATATTAGAATTCCTGGCGTGCTTCAGCAAATAGTAGAGCAAATTGCATTTTCAGCCAGAGAAAGCGAATTGATCGATGAGAAGAGCGGTGTTTCCGCGAGAATGAGCATTGCGGCCCGCGAATTACTCTATAGCGCTGTTGAACGTCGCATGCTCATCAATAAAGAAAAAACGGCTGTTGCACGTTTGTCTGATCTGTTATCGGTAGTTCCTGCTTTGACTGGCAAAATGGAACTCGTATTTGAAGGAGAACAACTCGGTGCATATGAAGTTGCTTTGACGCTGATCAATGATGCGATCCAAAAGCAAATTGTGCAGTATTTTCCGAAAGTTCAGGAGTTGAAGAAAAAACTTAATCCGAAATATCTGGATTCTTACAATTGGTTCGCCAAAGGGAATGAAATCATACTCGATGCAGATGCTTCTTCAGCAGCATATAAAAATGTATTGCAGAAAATACCAGGGACTGAATCCCTGGTGCAAAGTTTTGATAAAGATGACAGACTCTTTGGAATAGAATGCTTATTGCACCACATCGCCTCTGCCAATACCATTCAAAAAGACTGGATGGACAACCGAATCATATTTAAAGATCAATTGGCAAGCATGCTCAATGATCTCAATATTGAATCGAACTGA
- a CDS encoding S8 family peptidase produces MSNITRRTLAFLLVCFSFNQFAFCQLGYTVQLKTGVHTTIKTILESNDGPVSHYEALRPDSLLLNLYFAELFTESYIRQWLDNQSFIQSYQPIVPLRARGCPPNDSAYFAQYSMDLMRFDEVWCFKNLGLNPLGDTLVIGVIDFGFDFKLPDLIENIFVNYKEIPGNQIDEDQNGYRDDYYGLSARAFPEGDNHPVESHGTQVISVVGAKGNNKKGITGTNQNIKILLCSAVTSDQLLKCYYYFIRMKREYVSSGGQKGAYIVGTNLSAGFNGQFPADLPLICQVYDSLGKTGILNVVATINENEDIGIVGDIPGLCPSEYLINVTNTNRFDQKVFESGYNVTHVDLGACGEEILMNNLGGVLTEESGTSFSSPHVAGTVSLLYQFCPKLSQLHASQPELAAQVLRSIILTSGDDLDGLKGITSTGKRLNALKALEKLNNYCKLDSLLKPKIGFKSTFGSGMYVLNFSPDAFGNYKLYIFNALGQNLYCKNLKYSPDSPSSFEFDFSDWASGIYYLLIEGEGTEYSESFLKI; encoded by the coding sequence ATGAGTAATATTACCCGAAGGACTCTCGCTTTTTTACTCGTTTGTTTTTCCTTTAATCAATTTGCCTTTTGTCAGCTTGGCTACACGGTCCAATTGAAAACAGGTGTTCATACGACAATTAAAACTATTCTTGAAAGTAATGATGGCCCTGTTTCTCATTATGAAGCATTGCGACCGGATAGTTTGTTGCTGAATTTGTATTTCGCAGAGTTGTTTACCGAATCTTATATCAGACAATGGTTAGATAACCAATCGTTTATTCAATCGTACCAGCCCATTGTTCCTTTACGCGCCAGAGGCTGCCCACCAAACGACAGTGCCTATTTCGCACAGTACAGCATGGACCTGATGCGATTCGATGAAGTCTGGTGCTTCAAAAATTTGGGACTCAATCCTTTGGGCGATACGCTGGTGATCGGGGTTATTGATTTTGGTTTCGACTTTAAATTGCCTGACCTTATTGAGAACATATTTGTTAATTACAAAGAGATCCCTGGAAACCAGATTGACGAAGATCAGAATGGCTACAGGGATGATTATTATGGATTAAGCGCACGGGCCTTTCCCGAAGGCGACAATCACCCTGTCGAATCTCACGGCACCCAGGTGATTTCAGTCGTTGGTGCAAAGGGAAATAACAAAAAGGGCATCACCGGTACGAATCAAAACATTAAGATCCTGCTTTGTTCTGCTGTAACATCTGATCAATTGCTAAAATGCTATTATTATTTTATCCGCATGAAGCGGGAATATGTCAGCTCAGGTGGCCAAAAAGGAGCTTACATTGTTGGGACCAATTTATCGGCTGGGTTCAATGGTCAATTTCCAGCGGATCTGCCTTTAATTTGCCAGGTTTATGACAGCCTGGGCAAAACCGGAATCCTCAATGTCGTGGCCACCATCAATGAAAATGAGGACATTGGCATCGTAGGCGACATTCCCGGCCTATGCCCGAGCGAATATTTAATAAACGTCACCAACACCAACCGGTTTGATCAGAAAGTCTTTGAATCGGGGTATAATGTTACACATGTAGACCTTGGAGCATGCGGAGAAGAAATTCTGATGAACAATCTTGGAGGTGTACTCACTGAAGAGTCGGGAACCTCGTTTTCCAGCCCTCATGTGGCCGGTACCGTTTCTCTGTTGTACCAGTTTTGCCCGAAATTAAGTCAGTTGCATGCCAGCCAACCGGAGTTAGCTGCACAAGTGCTAAGATCCATTATCCTGACCAGCGGCGATGACCTCGATGGACTCAAGGGAATTACCAGTACCGGAAAAAGGCTAAATGCCTTAAAAGCACTGGAAAAATTGAATAACTATTGTAAACTGGACAGCTTATTGAAACCAAAAATTGGGTTCAAATCAACATTTGGGAGCGGAATGTACGTCCTGAATTTCTCCCCAGATGCTTTTGGAAATTATAAATTGTACATTTTCAATGCATTAGGTCAAAATCTGTATTGTAAGAATTTAAAATACAGCCCGGACTCGCCGTCAAGCTTTGAATTTGACTTCAGCGACTGGGCCTCTGGCATTTATTATCTGTTAATAGAAGGTGAAGGAACAGAATACTCAGAGAGTTTCCTTAAAATTTAG